A window from Flavobacterium gyeonganense encodes these proteins:
- a CDS encoding DUF4982 domain-containing protein: MKIFFKSILLVFLLFFSSGKIWSQSTTVVLKDNWSFSKEVKGDAFAVNFNTSEWEKVSVPHDWAIYGPFDKKWDIQTGIIEQNGEKEATEKTGRTGALPHIGTGWYRNAFTIPEFKKGKKALLMFEGAMSEPQVYLNGKKVGQWGYGYSYFYIDITNDLLIGTENILAVKLTNEPFSSRWYPGAGLYRKVSILIKEEEHFAQWGTSITTPDMKGNSAVVDIKAEFHGSNLSMVTQIKDANNKVVATQKSTDIKDGKFHQLIEVAKPNLWSPETPYLYTAVTKLYAADGTLKDEQNIKFGIRFIKYEPKIGFILNGKVTKFKGVCLHHDLGPLGAAINKAALRRQLTILKDMGCNAIRSSHNMPSFEQLELADEMGFMFLAESFDEWAKPKVENGYNRFFKEYAEKDIVNLVRATRNHPSIVMWSSGNEVPDQWGDEGVKRARWLQDIFHREDPTRPVTVGMDQVKATMESGFGALLDIPGLNYRVHLYEEAYKTFPQGFILGSETASTVSSRGVYKFPVVQEKNKQYDDFQSSSYDLEACSWSNVPDEDFVLQDDKPWVIGEFVWTGFDYLGEPTPYDEKWPSRSSYFGISDLAGLPKDRFYLYRSRWNKEDKTLHILPHWNWKGREGEITPVFVYTNYDSAELFINGKSMGIQKKNNSTPQNRYRLMWNDIKYEPGTVKVIAFDSNGKIAAKSEVKTAGDPYKIVLNADRKTIKADGEDISFVTVSVVDKNGIPCPVADNELQFKVTGAATYRAACNGDATSLEVFHQDHMKLFSGKLVVLVKAIETPGAIQLEVTGEGLQTGKINLKSKR, from the coding sequence ATGAAGATATTTTTTAAGTCCATACTACTTGTGTTTTTGCTCTTTTTTTCGTCGGGAAAAATTTGGTCGCAATCCACCACTGTTGTTTTAAAAGACAACTGGAGTTTTTCTAAAGAAGTAAAAGGAGATGCCTTTGCAGTCAATTTTAATACTTCTGAATGGGAAAAAGTCAGTGTTCCTCATGATTGGGCTATTTATGGACCTTTTGATAAAAAATGGGACATACAGACCGGTATCATTGAACAAAATGGAGAAAAAGAAGCAACTGAAAAAACAGGAAGAACCGGCGCTTTGCCGCATATAGGAACGGGCTGGTACCGAAATGCATTTACTATTCCGGAATTTAAAAAAGGCAAAAAAGCACTTCTTATGTTTGAAGGTGCCATGAGCGAACCTCAGGTTTATTTAAACGGAAAAAAAGTTGGACAATGGGGGTATGGATACAGCTACTTTTATATTGATATTACCAATGATCTTCTTATTGGAACAGAAAACATACTGGCAGTAAAACTCACTAATGAACCATTTTCTTCAAGATGGTATCCAGGGGCTGGTTTGTACAGAAAAGTTAGTATTTTGATTAAGGAAGAGGAACATTTTGCTCAATGGGGTACTTCTATTACGACTCCTGACATGAAAGGGAATAGTGCTGTTGTTGACATAAAAGCAGAGTTTCATGGCAGTAATTTGTCAATGGTAACCCAAATAAAAGATGCTAATAACAAGGTTGTTGCAACACAAAAAAGTACTGACATAAAGGATGGGAAATTCCATCAGCTAATAGAAGTTGCCAAGCCTAATTTATGGAGTCCTGAAACACCTTATTTGTACACAGCAGTAACCAAATTATATGCGGCTGACGGAACTTTAAAAGACGAACAAAACATTAAGTTTGGTATCCGGTTTATAAAATACGAGCCTAAAATAGGATTTATCCTGAATGGCAAAGTGACCAAATTCAAAGGTGTTTGCCTTCATCATGATTTAGGGCCTCTTGGTGCGGCAATAAATAAAGCGGCGCTTCGAAGACAGCTTACCATCCTAAAAGACATGGGATGTAATGCAATTAGAAGTTCTCACAATATGCCTTCTTTTGAACAGCTTGAACTGGCTGATGAAATGGGTTTCATGTTTTTGGCAGAAAGTTTTGATGAATGGGCAAAGCCAAAAGTAGAAAACGGATATAATCGTTTTTTTAAAGAATATGCCGAAAAAGACATTGTAAATTTAGTAAGAGCTACGCGAAATCATCCTTCTATTGTAATGTGGAGTTCTGGAAATGAAGTTCCGGATCAATGGGGAGATGAAGGGGTAAAACGTGCCAGATGGCTACAGGACATTTTTCACCGCGAAGATCCTACAAGACCAGTGACTGTTGGTATGGATCAGGTAAAAGCAACTATGGAATCTGGTTTTGGAGCTTTGCTGGATATTCCGGGATTAAATTACAGAGTACATCTTTATGAAGAGGCGTATAAAACATTCCCACAAGGATTTATATTAGGTTCAGAAACGGCTTCTACAGTTAGTTCAAGAGGAGTTTATAAATTCCCCGTGGTTCAGGAAAAGAATAAACAGTACGATGATTTTCAAAGTTCATCTTATGATCTTGAAGCCTGCAGCTGGTCGAATGTCCCTGATGAAGATTTCGTGCTTCAGGATGACAAACCCTGGGTTATTGGAGAATTTGTCTGGACAGGTTTTGATTATTTAGGAGAACCTACACCGTATGATGAAAAATGGCCTTCAAGAAGTTCTTATTTTGGAATTTCAGATTTAGCCGGACTCCCAAAAGACCGTTTTTATCTTTACAGAAGCAGATGGAATAAGGAAGACAAAACCCTTCATATATTACCACATTGGAACTGGAAAGGAAGAGAAGGAGAGATTACTCCGGTTTTTGTTTACACAAATTATGACAGTGCCGAGCTTTTTATAAACGGAAAGAGTATGGGAATTCAAAAGAAGAATAATTCAACTCCGCAAAACCGTTATCGTTTAATGTGGAATGATATAAAATATGAACCGGGAACGGTAAAAGTAATAGCTTTTGATTCCAACGGAAAAATCGCTGCTAAAAGTGAGGTAAAAACGGCAGGTGACCCTTATAAAATTGTACTGAATGCTGATCGCAAAACAATTAAAGCGGATGGCGAGGATATTTCTTTTGTAACGGTTTCGGTTGTAGATAAAAATGGAATTCCATGTCCTGTTGCAGATAATGAACTACAGTTTAAAGTAACCGGTGCTGCAACTTACAGAGCTGCATGTAATGGCGACGCAACATCATTAGAAGTATTTCATCAGGATCATATGAAGCTTTTCAGTGGAAAACTAGTGGTTTTGGTTAAAGCAATTGAAACCCCGGGGGCTATCCAACTCGAAGTAACAGGTGAAGGGCTTCAGACAGGTAAAATTAATTTGAAGTCTAAACGATAA
- a CDS encoding glycoside hydrolase family 53 protein: MASKEGSFSKGADVGWLPQMEATGYKFYDADGSEKDCLQLLKDRGINTLRLRVWVNPNNDKASGHCSPQETVVMAVRAQKMGMRIMIDFHYSDSWADPGKQNKPAAWANHSFPELLNDVYNHTYDMLKLLKKAGVTPEWIQIGNEIPGGMLWPEGHTDNFPQLAQLLNKGYEATKAIDSKIKVIVHLDEGNKNEKFRWFFDKATELNVQYDVIGLSYYPFWLKTDYKENITDLENNLKDMVSRYNKEVMVVEVGGDYTLEQNTKEMLEATIKAVKNIPGNKGLGVIYWEPQGAKSWSGYQLNAWLDNGKPSPALDAFKN; encoded by the coding sequence ATGGCAAGTAAAGAAGGTTCTTTTTCTAAAGGAGCAGATGTGGGCTGGCTGCCACAAATGGAAGCCACAGGATATAAATTTTATGATGCAGACGGCTCTGAAAAAGACTGCCTGCAATTATTAAAAGACAGAGGAATCAATACCCTTCGTTTGCGCGTTTGGGTAAACCCCAATAATGATAAAGCCAGCGGACACTGTAGCCCCCAAGAAACAGTTGTCATGGCGGTTCGCGCGCAAAAGATGGGAATGCGTATCATGATCGATTTTCATTACAGCGATTCATGGGCCGATCCCGGCAAACAAAATAAACCGGCAGCATGGGCAAACCATTCTTTTCCGGAATTGCTGAACGATGTTTACAATCATACCTATGATATGCTGAAATTATTGAAAAAAGCAGGAGTTACACCAGAGTGGATTCAGATTGGAAATGAAATTCCAGGCGGTATGCTTTGGCCGGAAGGACACACAGACAACTTTCCTCAATTGGCTCAATTGTTGAACAAAGGATATGAGGCAACAAAAGCTATAGATTCAAAAATTAAGGTAATTGTACATTTAGACGAAGGCAACAAAAACGAAAAATTCAGATGGTTTTTTGACAAAGCAACAGAACTAAATGTTCAATACGATGTCATTGGTCTCTCATATTACCCGTTTTGGCTAAAAACAGATTACAAAGAAAATATTACCGATTTAGAAAACAATCTGAAAGATATGGTTTCGCGTTACAATAAAGAAGTAATGGTAGTCGAAGTGGGAGGCGATTATACTTTGGAACAAAATACCAAAGAAATGCTTGAAGCCACTATAAAAGCCGTAAAAAACATACCTGGTAACAAAGGTTTAGGCGTTATTTACTGGGAACCGCAGGGTGCAAAAAGCTGGAGCGGTTATCAGCTAAATGCATGGCTGGACAACGGAAAACCGTCGCCAGCACTGGATGCTTTCAAAAATTAA